A region of the Cannabis sativa cultivar Pink pepper isolate KNU-18-1 chromosome 3, ASM2916894v1, whole genome shotgun sequence genome:
CACTGTTGTCTGTaatgattaatttttaaatggTTTGATGTTGGAAACTTTGAAATgactttctatatttttttagtttagatTGAACTTGAGGTCATATTCTTACTTTGAGATCATTGAATGGGTTAGAATTTTTTAGGCCGATCTAATCGGGTTTACTTGTATGGATAGACTCAGTTCTATTAATTATTTACGAAATCGATATTATCACTACTGTGTATGTAGGTTAGCAAAAATGTATTCGACAAAGAAGAAGATCCTCAAGGATGGCAATGCCGAGCCTACTGAGTTTGAAGAAACAGTTGCACaggtataataatatatatttatataatatatgtgtgtgtatttttgtattgttttatAGTGTTTATCATACTGAATTATCGGTGTTGATATGTTGCAGAACCTGTTCGATTTGGAGAACACTAACCAGGAACTGAAAAGCGATTTGAAAGATCTTTACATCAACTCAGCTATGTATGTTTAGAATGAATTTTTTTTGGGGTTCtttgtttcatatttttgttggaaattttactaatatgaagggagtttatttttatttttaacagcCAAGTAGATATCTCTGGAAACCGCAAGGCTGTTGTTATCTATGTTCCCTACAGATTGAGGAAAGGTTTCCGCAAAATTCATTTGCGTCTTGTTCGGGAGTTGGAGAAAAAGTTCAGTGGAAAGGTAacttattgtaaattattcaagTTTTTTATTATGATGATTTCGATAGTCATGGAAAGTTTCCATTTTTATGCTTagacaaaaaataacaaaaatacttCAACATGGAATTTTTGTGCTTAGAATTTTGTATTTGTAGTAATGAttttgtaaaattgtaaatgaaacataaaaaatggttttttgaaaatttcctgTGTTCTTTTGTTATCACATAACAGGATGTTGTCATTGTCGCAACCCGAAGGATTGTGAGGCCACCAAAGAAAGGCTCTGCTGCCCAGCGTCCTCGTACCCGTACACTTACAGCTGTCCACGATGCCATTCTAGAGGATGTTGTTCATCCCGCTGAGATTGTTGGGAAGCGGATTAGATACCGAGTCGATGGCTCCAAGATAATCaaggtaaaaatattttttgaaagtAAATAAATTTGTCATTATAAATTTTTcgcataattataataatgtgtGTTGATGACAGGTTTACCTTGATCCAAAGGAGCGCAACAACACCGAGTACAAGCTCGAGACATTATCGGGTGTTTACAGGAAGCTTACGGGTAAGGATGTCGTCTTTGAATATCCAATCACAGAGGCTTAAGGCTCTTTCATTACTAGAAAGATGGGTTCTGTTCTGTTTTGATTTATTGCTGTTACTTTATTTTAGAAGTTCTCAGATAGGTGTACTTTTGAAATTTTGACTAGTGagatttttttcatattttaagcAAACTTGGATGATATTTTGTTCCAACTCTTCCTTCTTatcttaatgaaaaaaaaattggattagAAACATTGGTgttaaatattatgagtaatatttttaactaaggCTAAATATAATGGCTCATTTTTGTTAGAGTTGGTAATTCCGGTCATGACATAATTTACAATAATTATCTGGGTTGGATTGGATAAGAACATAAATTAATCCGTTTAAGATATTCTATTTacactttgatattaaaaattttatcaattttaactttatatattgtttattaagtatattattCAAATGAGTTCAAACAAAGTGATATTAGACAATAGACATAGTAAGGTGAAAAAAGAAccaaatttaaaagaaataatctTTGATAGAATAATAATGATTTGATTAATTAGAAGGGTGGAGGAGCATAGTAAGAGAAGAAAGGTCTTCCAAATCTTTAATAATGCTTGGACGCTATTAACAATTTTGGGATTTTGAGTTTTGGTTAcgttttctttttaggtttttatttatttatttacctaATGATAAGAATCACTCATAGATTCTGTATTAGTGTAGAATTTTTTTCGAACTAgaatagctcatcgtctaattGAAGGACATGTTTTATGTAATTATGAATTGTTATAGTAAGCGAGCAATATGGGACAAAATTATCTCCagaaatttaaacaataaaattatatattcttAAACGACATACTAAAAGAGCTAGAATGtcaatttgtaatatttaaaaaatatttacaaaacgaAAAAGATAAAGACAagtgaattaattttttaccaATGATTAGGGATGTACATTTTTCTCATGGGGATGGGGCGTCGCGGGGACTCGCTGCACCTAATGGGGCGGGGATTCCCTGTATAAATGGGAACGGGGACGGGGATCAAATTTTATCCCTAAATGTTAAATAGTGCGGGGACGGGGATGACACTCTTCGCCCCGACGGGGACccgtttaatttattaatattttatattttatatatgggtTTGTATTCTTTTTAGTGTATTAATaccatttttacaatttttgaagttgtgtttttgtataataattactatattgaatagtaaataatatgtaatattttgttttatataatttaataattttatacatttaaattttaaaaataaattttattatgaaaATAGGGAATTTCCCGTCTTGTCCCCGCCCCAGTAGGAGATTTCCCGCCCCGTCCCTGATAGGGAATACGTAGGGATGAGGATTAAAATCTTTAACAGGGATGGGGACGGGGAGAGCACTCCCCGCTAATTTCCTGCCCCATGTGCATCCCTACCAATGATATTAAACACTAATAAAAGAAATTCTAAATTATTAGCATAAATAAAATTCTATTACCGTACATTTTAATATGTAATGTCAATAAAGATGGTAAAATGATGgagtttttataaaaataatgaatttttggtaaaagtttacaattttactatcacacgaattttttataaaacaataaaatagaataattaaaacatcaatagaacaactaaaaaataatcatgaaaacttaacacagtatatagtataaaacttacacggtatttttgaaaaaaattccgctccacaataaaaaataaaaaaattaaaaatttcaatatgtggtgtaaaaaattctaaaataattcatattataatATCAAGACTGAgatctaaaaaataatttattgaatCCATGAGTACAAAATAAAACATTTCTCTTACCTAATATAATAATGACCATGACTAACAAAACAATTTTCCATGAATTTGACAACTATATCTATATTCTCTAAGTTTTCttccaacaaaaaatatatgttcAGTTTTCCTCTGTGTTGTTCTATAGTtgatttttagttgttttgcttcttttcatttttgatgTCTTTTCATGTATGTTTTCTTATTGTGCCCTAGCTCTCTACATTTTGATGCATTTATTATGTTGTTTCTTTTCTCAACCAACTtccatccttttttttttagtagttGGTTTAACCTATGTAATTTGAAACCAACATTTGTTAAACAtacaaaataacattaaaaaaacCATGACAGTGCCAACATTAAtggttttaatatttttgcttcACCTCGGTAGAATTAATGGTTGTTTCTGGCTGTTCTGGTATTACTGTGGCAGTTATGTTCGTGAGTGTGGAAGATAAAGGCCTCTTTTTTTGGTGTTAAcagtataaagaaaaaaaaaaagcaggacagtataaatgtaatttttgtCGTGTggtaataaaattgtaaatatttacccaaaatctaatatttttataagttaCCCTAATTATTATCTATAAATCTATAAATGGTTAAATGGGTActatataatattttgttgAGATCAAACTTTCccacataattttattttattttcaaaattcccactctataaatcatttttcatttttgccCTACATGCTCCTTACGAATACCATCATCTCTAACATTGTGGCCCAATTTAGGATTTTGTTGGTTCATAAATCACTACTTATTGTATTCCACAAAACCTAGACACATTTTGATCGCTCTTCCAATATTTGCAAGTGACTAATTTTAATATGGATTctctacaaaaaaaaatgttacttttagtcacaacaaaatttgtgactaaatgcaGAGGCGGAGGGAAGGGGGGGGACATGTGGGGTCATTTGCCCTcctcaattttttatttatataaattttgtatataattttttaggtattttatattttgaccccataaaaataatttttttcattacatatttttatatttatctccataaatttatatttttcacttttattctcacatatatttatttttattctcatagaatttgcattttttttttgataaaaattatattttttttattaatgtttcaatttttttttggccTCGCTTCACCAccgactaaaagtaaaaaaaaattgactaattataaatcaacaTTTCTATTCTGTGACTAGAAAGTCTTTGGCTAAAAATATTAATCACAATaatcacaatttgttgtgactaaaaatcaaCGACAATTTatatctaaatactatattttagtcacaagtaactttttattatgactaaaaatctCATTtcgtcacaaaaaatttatgttataaCTAATAAATTGTTCATGaaataacaaaacaaacaaataaattaattaattatggtaAAATTAACAATGAATAGAGTTTagagtaattaatttttgtttagattatttagttttaaaaaaagttcCTTTCATTAGATTGTCAAATAAATACAAGAATTTAATTGTTTAGTACTTACCTACAGTTCTCGTGAAAACGATCTCACTTACATGTGTATTACTTGTAAAAAtgatacgtatacttgcgtgttAGAAAATCCATAACAAGTTTTTGCGCAATTGTCCCAGACTATTTTAGTTAATATCAATATAGTTAACTTCCATTctaatttagtttatttttattaaattttactaaTATTTTACTGAATGTGTTTGACATGCAACAAACACCATTAATAGGGGCGGAACAGTCCGCTGGTAATAATGCTGAAATCCGCCGGTAAAGCCCATTAGCGGCGGGCATCCGCCGGTAATAGCCCGTCGCTATTAATCATTAATAGCGGCGGACTGACACATCCGCCGCTATTAatgattaataccggcggacaaatagcggcggggtccgctgGTAAACGCGTAGAATTAATTAATCTGAACCATTATTACCGGCGGGtgtccgccggtaataatgatttttttaaaaaaaatataaaaatgaaataattttattaataaatattataaataattatttaattaaaaaatatttatatttaattaaatattataaataatattagaaatattttttctatatttatttaattaacttttttcaaatttatattattaataaatatcaaaattaaaattaataaacccACAAATTATCATCcatacattatttaaaatttaaaaattaaaagattatTATCCATACATTAATTTAAACTTAAAGAAATccaaacataataaaaattaagatacACTAATTAATATTGTCTTGATTAAACAAATCATCTTCAAAATTTGAGCCAGTAGCATTTAAGTTAATATCAGGATTTGGTGCATTGTCCTAAGCTTGCGATACTcgctgtaacgccctaaatgattaggcacgctacccaaaatacttatgaaaccctaatcccctaaacgagattactaatcaaaatagcgcagaatttaaacttttatattaaacagaaagaaaataaacttgtaatatatttaaaacttttaaaatagttgggatcccaaaaatatttacaaacgctattacaagtcatttatttctagccgacctaaacggAAAAATAGAgttcaaaagttcatcactgatagacccttaacccgcttggtctgatatggcttgaacatgtacattcttcatcttgctcctcaaactcatggttgatcagccactgacttaccctttcctgcacagtagagcacccgtgagccaagcccaagaAGACAAgataaaacatatcaataatatgctcatcatacaatataaacaacaatgctattcaaatttgtctgtgtgacacagacctgcatgttacgctcacatgcctatttatgtctacgtggcgtagacctacgtgttgcgctcacacgtctatttatgtctacgtggcgtagacccacgtgttgctctcacacgtctatttacaataaggccttagatcagttcatctcggttcttgttaccgagtccaacctggttatgccttaagcgcataacCCTTCAtctcaacatatatatttatcatataattattggtgccactgcactatttgtctatttgctatagacctgcgtgttacgctcacacgcctatatatgtctatgtagcatagacctacgtgttgctcccacacgtctatatatgtctatgtagcatagacctacgtgttacgctcacacgtctatttacaataaggccttagtaaggtttatctcgattataattaccgagtctaacctggttatgccttactcacataaccctattcatatatatttacgtaatccatacattacgttctttcagtggtttatcctagtaatatactaggtctaaccaagttatgtcttatgcacataactcttgaaatatatgtatgtattcaatagataacaaaacatatagaatcttagggtaataaccctaaattacataccaaatagtctctcatataacatatcattgcatgctcaaaataacacttatagagattaataaccctaattcatgctttcacttgattagcaatattattG
Encoded here:
- the LOC115710311 gene encoding small ribosomal subunit protein eS7, which gives rise to MYSTKKKILKDGNAEPTEFEETVAQNLFDLENTNQELKSDLKDLYINSAIQVDISGNRKAVVIYVPYRLRKGFRKIHLRLVRELEKKFSGKDVVIVATRRIVRPPKKGSAAQRPRTRTLTAVHDAILEDVVHPAEIVGKRIRYRVDGSKIIKVYLDPKERNNTEYKLETLSGVYRKLTGKDVVFEYPITEA